A single window of Rubripirellula lacrimiformis DNA harbors:
- a CDS encoding DUF1501 domain-containing protein, with protein MRCHGNPLSRRGFLAAGALGGLGLSLPELLMHRAMAEQKHYDFIKAKAKSVIHVFLPGGIAQQETFDPKPYSPLEYRGEFRTIKTNTGEQFCETIPELAKRADKFSVIRSMTHGEAAHERGTHNMFTGYKPSPALSYPSFGAVVSHEYGPRNNLPPYVCIPNVPNEFAGTGYLPSSYGGFALGSDPANSNFKVRDLDLAGGVDEQRFLRRKAALDVVNRKFVEATPADNVAAMNTFYQRAYDLIDTPKAKLAFDIEKEDAKTRDRYGRNQAGQRLLMARRLVESGVRLVTLTYGSWDMHTGLTAAFKRSMPALDVGLSALLDDLSERGMLDETLVMVTSEFGRTPKINPDAGRDHWPKVFSVMLAGGGIKGGIIHGSSDSTAAEPEDNPVSHADLAATMYRLMGIVSDKELMAPGDRPIEIVDGGKLIEPLMV; from the coding sequence ATGCGTTGTCACGGTAACCCTCTTAGCCGTCGCGGTTTTCTTGCTGCCGGAGCCCTTGGCGGCCTCGGCCTGTCCCTTCCCGAACTGCTGATGCATCGGGCGATGGCCGAACAGAAGCACTACGACTTCATCAAGGCCAAGGCGAAGAGTGTGATTCACGTGTTCTTGCCGGGCGGGATCGCTCAACAGGAAACGTTTGACCCCAAACCGTACAGTCCGCTGGAATATCGCGGCGAGTTTCGCACGATCAAAACCAACACGGGCGAACAGTTCTGTGAAACCATTCCCGAACTGGCCAAGCGTGCGGACAAGTTCAGCGTGATTCGCTCGATGACTCACGGCGAAGCTGCCCACGAACGTGGTACGCACAACATGTTCACCGGCTACAAGCCTAGCCCCGCGCTTTCCTACCCCAGTTTTGGTGCGGTTGTCAGCCACGAATACGGACCTCGGAACAACCTGCCTCCGTACGTCTGCATCCCCAACGTTCCCAACGAATTCGCCGGTACCGGGTACTTGCCTAGCAGCTATGGCGGATTCGCACTGGGTTCCGATCCGGCCAACAGCAACTTCAAGGTCCGCGACTTGGACTTGGCAGGCGGCGTCGACGAACAACGCTTCCTTCGCCGCAAAGCCGCTTTGGACGTCGTCAACCGAAAGTTTGTCGAAGCCACCCCAGCGGACAACGTCGCTGCGATGAACACGTTCTATCAACGTGCCTACGACTTGATCGACACGCCAAAAGCGAAACTGGCGTTCGACATTGAAAAGGAAGACGCCAAAACCCGTGACCGTTACGGTCGCAACCAAGCCGGCCAACGACTGTTGATGGCCCGCCGATTGGTTGAATCGGGTGTCCGATTGGTGACATTGACCTACGGATCATGGGACATGCACACCGGACTAACCGCTGCGTTCAAACGATCGATGCCCGCTTTGGACGTCGGCTTGTCGGCGTTGCTGGACGATTTGTCCGAACGCGGAATGCTGGACGAAACCTTGGTGATGGTCACCAGCGAATTCGGAAGAACGCCGAAGATCAACCCGGATGCGGGACGCGATCACTGGCCCAAGGTATTCAGCGTCATGCTGGCCGGTGGCGGAATCAAGGGCGGCATCATTCACGGGTCGTCCGATTCGACCGCTGCCGAACCGGAAGACAACCCCGTTTCGCACGCCGACTTGGCCGCCACGATGTACCGATTGATGGGCATCGTTTCAGACAAAGAACTGATGGCGCCAGGCGACCGTCCCATCGAAATCGTCGACGGCGGCAAGCTGATCGAACCGTTGATGGTTTAG
- a CDS encoding PEP-CTERM sorting domain-containing protein, whose amino-acid sequence MKKSLWTMFAIFAVTLTSQASGALVISQYVETNSGSTPKGIELWNSSLDDIDFATSPLVILKGTNGAVPSSDFSLDTGLLAAGDVMVVGTSDIGTYLDSAFGAGVIHFQDEPFTFNGDDALVVQLGGVTTDMFGKAGSDPGAAWSGSDVSTANLNIALLDGITTGNPGGFIDPSTRFSVISTDPSGAGGLAGFGLAPTAVAVPEPSTVMAIACIAAIGIWRARRPKPGVSS is encoded by the coding sequence ATGAAAAAGTCACTTTGGACCATGTTTGCGATCTTCGCTGTCACGTTGACAAGCCAGGCCAGCGGCGCCTTGGTCATCAGCCAATATGTCGAGACCAATTCAGGCTCGACTCCCAAAGGGATCGAGCTTTGGAATTCGTCGTTGGATGATATCGATTTCGCGACCAGTCCTCTGGTTATTTTGAAGGGCACCAATGGTGCAGTCCCGTCGAGTGATTTCTCGCTCGATACAGGTCTATTGGCGGCTGGCGATGTGATGGTCGTTGGCACGAGTGACATTGGCACCTATTTGGATAGCGCCTTCGGAGCGGGAGTCATTCACTTTCAAGACGAACCCTTCACTTTCAATGGTGACGATGCATTGGTGGTTCAGTTGGGTGGCGTCACGACGGACATGTTCGGCAAAGCAGGGAGTGATCCCGGGGCCGCGTGGTCCGGTAGCGACGTTTCGACGGCCAACTTGAACATCGCACTTTTGGACGGGATCACGACGGGAAACCCGGGCGGGTTCATCGATCCATCCACGCGGTTCTCGGTGATCAGTACTGACCCCTCCGGGGCTGGGGGACTGGCCGGGTTTGGGTTGGCGCCGACTGCGGTGGCGGTCCCCGAGCCGTCTACTGTCATGGCGATCGCCTGCATCGCCGCGATAGGGATTTGGCGAGCGAGACGTCCTAAGCCGGGCGTATCGTCCTAA